In the genome of Petrotoga olearia DSM 13574, one region contains:
- a CDS encoding branched-chain amino acid ABC transporter permease yields the protein MTIQMFFQHLANAISLGSIYALIAIGYTMVYGILNLINFAHGDIFTFSMYFAFYAVTLFLFPWWAAFIFAIVLTTLLGATIERVAYRPLRKANAPKISALITAIGVSFFLQNFAIVVFGGRAKSFNPQLGVYPTQFAQVLTFGDVRIPLLTFIIIGVSILALFVLVWIVYRTKAGMAMRAVSKDVTAAKLMGINTDRTISQTFMLGSALAAVGGILWAMKYPQIYPYTGMIPGLKAFIAAVVGGIGSIPGAMLGGFILGVAEIMIVAFLPALAGYRDAIAYIILIVILLVKPNGLLGVEIGEKV from the coding sequence TTGACTATCCAAATGTTCTTTCAACATCTAGCAAATGCCATCTCTCTTGGCAGCATATACGCACTTATTGCCATAGGTTATACTATGGTTTATGGGATACTCAATTTAATAAATTTTGCTCATGGTGACATTTTTACTTTTAGCATGTATTTTGCTTTTTATGCAGTTACTCTCTTTTTATTTCCATGGTGGGCAGCTTTTATTTTTGCGATTGTTTTAACGACTCTACTAGGTGCTACAATCGAACGAGTTGCTTACAGACCATTAAGAAAGGCTAATGCCCCCAAGATCTCAGCATTAATCACAGCTATTGGTGTATCGTTCTTCCTACAAAACTTCGCAATAGTTGTCTTTGGTGGAAGAGCAAAATCATTCAATCCCCAATTAGGAGTTTACCCAACACAATTTGCACAAGTACTAACTTTTGGAGATGTAAGGATACCTTTATTAACCTTCATTATTATAGGTGTTTCTATTCTTGCACTTTTTGTATTGGTTTGGATAGTTTATAGAACAAAAGCCGGCATGGCGATGAGGGCAGTTTCTAAAGATGTTACTGCAGCAAAATTAATGGGCATAAACACCGACAGAACTATTTCTCAAACATTTATGTTGGGGTCCGCCTTAGCAGCTGTGGGAGGTATTCTTTGGGCTATGAAATACCCTCAAATCTATCCTTATACCGGCATGATCCCCGGTTTAAAGGCATTTATAGCTGCAGTTGTCGGAGGAATTGGAAGTATTCCAGGAGCTATGCTTGGAGGTTTTATTTTAGGGGTTGCCGAAATAATGATAGTCGCATTCTTACCCGCTTTGGCAGGATATAGAGACGCTATTGCTTATATTATTTTGATAGTTATTCTTTTA